The following proteins are co-located in the Engraulis encrasicolus isolate BLACKSEA-1 chromosome 2, IST_EnEncr_1.0, whole genome shotgun sequence genome:
- the LOC134463678 gene encoding prespore vesicle protein-like: protein MQPCSVMGLGWLDCSGLSSAVMVCWSDQGNAPTDHQAPADHRAPADHRAPTDHRAPTDHRAPIDHRAPADHRAPADHRAPTDHRAPIDHGAPIDHRAPADHRAPADHRAPIDHRAPTDHRAPTDHRAPEASWECTALHCTAALPDVS, encoded by the coding sequence ATGCAACCCTGCTCTGTTATGGGTCTGGGATGGCTGGACTGCTCTGGACTGAGCTCAGCTGTGATGGTGTGCTGGTCTGACCAAGGCAATGCCCCTACCGACCACCAGGCCCCCGCCGACCACCGGGCCCCCGCAGACCACCGGGCCCCTACCGACCACCGGGCCCCTACCGACCACCGGGCCCCTATCGACCACCGGGCCCCTGCCGACCACCGGGCCCCTGCCGACCACCGGGCCCCTACCGACCACCGGGCCCCTATCGACCACGGAGCCCCTATCGACCACCGGGCCCCTGCCGACCACCGGGCCCCTGCCGACCACCGGGCCCCTATCGACCACCGGGCCCCTACCGACCACCGGGCCCCTACCGACCACCGGGCCCCTGAGGCATCATGggaatgcactgcactgcactgcactgcagctctTCCGGACGTTTCCTGa